GCCTGCGCCCGGCTCGGCCTGCCGGGCGGGGCCGTGCGGACGGTGCGCGCCGACTTCTCGCGGGAGCTGGCGTACCGCCGGACCACGGCGCTGCTCCAGCGGCTCGACGCCGGCGGCGAGGACCAGGTGGACGCGGTGTTCGCGGCCAACGACGAGATGGCCCTGGGGGCCATGGACGCCCTGCGCGTGCACGGGCTCCGGGTCCCCGAGGACGTGGCGGTCGTCGGGTTCGACGACACCGAGGCCGCCGCGACGTCCCCCACGGGCCTCAGCAGCCTCGACCAGCACCTGCTCGAGCAGGGCCGCTGCGCCGCCCGGCTGCTGCTGGGCCGCCTCGGCGGACGGCCCGTGCCCAACCGGGTGCGCACCCGCGCCCGGCTCGTCGTGCGTGCCTCGAGCGCGCCGGCGGGCACCGGGACCCCGCCCGTGGAGGACGCCGCCCTGCTGCGGG
The DNA window shown above is from Aquipuribacter hungaricus and carries:
- a CDS encoding LacI family DNA-binding transcriptional regulator, which encodes MRVGLVVNRAEDYVLRVAAGMSEVLAAAAGSVLVLVLPPSAALAQPWVARLVREGTVDALAVTAVVDPTTGASCVADLLAQIGRLDRVGRLPVVTLGGGHHAVPDVSCDNAAGAALAARHLLADGRRRPLVVGGIVDNSDSRTREQAFVAACARLGLPGGAVRTVRADFSRELAYRRTTALLQRLDAGGEDQVDAVFAANDEMALGAMDALRVHGLRVPEDVAVVGFDDTEAAATSPTGLSSLDQHLLEQGRCAARLLLGRLGGRPVPNRVRTRARLVVRASSAPAGTGTPPVEDAALLR